A single genomic interval of Terriglobus albidus harbors:
- a CDS encoding glycosyltransferase family 2 protein, with product MTLSVAIITLNEEENLRRTLPSLQFADEVIVVDSGSTDKTVELARSFGAKVYEEPWKGYAGQKNSAIAKCTGDWILSLDADELVSPELAEQLHILLPSNPPHDAYYLPRRNVIFGRWIRHGGFYPDSKLRLFRRGAATFGARLVHETITFEGESDELEGALVHYPYPTIADFVEHMNRYSGLGSEMLAQQGVVSRGYLTFVWNVVIRPLLQLKWNFWFRLGFLDGREGLMLHLYHAAYASWKYAKAWEVGKKKVAS from the coding sequence ATGACGCTTTCTGTCGCCATCATTACCCTGAATGAAGAAGAGAACCTCCGCCGGACTCTGCCCTCGCTGCAGTTCGCCGATGAGGTCATTGTGGTGGATTCCGGATCCACCGATAAAACCGTCGAGCTGGCTCGCAGCTTCGGCGCCAAGGTCTACGAAGAACCCTGGAAGGGCTATGCCGGACAAAAGAACTCGGCGATTGCCAAGTGCACTGGGGATTGGATCCTTTCGCTCGACGCCGATGAACTGGTAAGCCCAGAACTCGCCGAGCAGTTGCATATTCTGCTGCCATCTAACCCTCCTCACGACGCTTACTATCTGCCGCGCAGGAACGTCATCTTCGGCCGCTGGATCAGGCATGGCGGCTTTTACCCGGATAGCAAGCTTCGACTTTTCCGTCGCGGCGCTGCCACCTTCGGTGCCCGCCTGGTGCACGAGACGATCACCTTTGAGGGAGAATCGGATGAGCTGGAAGGCGCACTGGTTCACTATCCCTATCCCACCATCGCCGACTTCGTGGAACACATGAACCGCTATAGCGGGCTTGGTTCGGAGATGCTCGCCCAACAGGGCGTGGTCAGCCGCGGGTATCTCACCTTCGTCTGGAACGTGGTCATCCGGCCATTGCTTCAGCTGAAATGGAACTTCTGGTTCCGCCTCGGCTTCCTCGACGGCCGCGAAGGCCTGATGCTCCACCTCTACCATGCCGCCTATGCGAGCTGGAAGTATGCGAAGGCGTGGGAGGTCGGGAAAAAGAAAGTTGCCAGTTAA
- a CDS encoding DUF420 domain-containing protein, translating to MATTPAGAPRIHTPASVIWTIIAVSAAASAFIFWLVYFHQPVDMAGTQLAFLPALNGLLNGLSAICILIGVRFIMAKKVKQHRTMMFAAFFFSTLFLVSYLGNFALHGETKLPIAHTGGVWWTYLLLLISHILTSVVALPIVLITFFLSLTERFPQHRALAKYTYPLWMYVSVTGVVVYLMQAAIRR from the coding sequence ATGGCAACAACTCCTGCCGGAGCTCCTAGAATCCACACGCCGGCGAGCGTGATCTGGACGATTATCGCGGTCAGCGCCGCTGCCAGCGCCTTCATCTTCTGGCTTGTCTATTTCCACCAGCCGGTCGATATGGCAGGCACACAGCTTGCTTTTTTGCCGGCACTGAATGGCTTGCTGAACGGGCTCAGCGCCATCTGCATCCTGATCGGCGTGCGCTTCATCATGGCCAAGAAGGTCAAGCAACACCGCACGATGATGTTTGCGGCGTTCTTCTTTTCCACACTCTTCCTGGTCAGCTACCTGGGCAATTTTGCATTGCATGGCGAAACCAAACTGCCGATCGCGCACACTGGCGGCGTCTGGTGGACTTACCTGTTGCTTCTGATCTCGCACATTCTTACCAGCGTGGTTGCGCTGCCGATTGTGCTGATTACCTTCTTCCTGTCGCTGACAGAACGCTTTCCACAGCATCGTGCTCTGGCGAAGTACACCTACCCTCTGTGGATGTACGTCTCGGTCACTGGTGTCGTGGTTTACCTCATGCAGGCGGCGATCAGGCGCTAA
- a CDS encoding outer membrane protein assembly factor, which produces MIACLLLGCAVNLAHSQAVDQAFVSAGGSDQQTTTTPTPTSGIWNLRGLKVDKIEFEGVTLEQQQGLVSELPVHENQVLDPASLQEMTRRLYSSGLYRDIELRGVRHGDSVTLIFYGTSRYFVGRIDILEVNNERLTSILEYASQLQPGTPFQEEKVAAGVDGIKQSLQQNGYYQPTITPATKVDEAGKQVDVSYTVHIGPQARVGQVALSGDPGMTLVEFRKRGKLKEKTKVNRDTVSNAFTRLRKNYQKKDRLEATIALEESQYNDQRKQLDYKFNANQGAIVRVVTEGDKISSRQLKKLVPIYEESAVDNDLVNEGAHNIKEALQRKGFFDVDVTASRSGAGTAQETVTYTIHNNRKHKVVSVDIAGNQYFDTDTLKERMQVARADAYNRVGRYSQQLLAADVASIQALYRANGFSHAEVKTDVKDVESDKKKSAQIQVLLTVTEGTQQKFGEVALNGANPARSTEIRGLLNAQQGQPYSLITLSGDRDAVLGYYLSHGFDQARVEVHQSKADGGDSVMNVSLDVTEGEQVFVNKVLISGALKTRPGIVQRQIELKPDQPLDQTALLDTQRNLYNLALFSEVNTAVQNPDGHTSRKNVLVQLKEAKRWDVTYGFGFEAQTGTPQTNCNAQQSLNPGADCKQEGKAGVSPRVSIDVTRINLRGTDQSLSMHVTYGLLEQIATATFSLPHFRNRRNLDAAVSGGYSNVRNISTYASKQLQGSMKLTQRVNRADTLIYDFTYRRVSVDQASLQIAANLIPLLSQPVKVGGPGITLLHDTRQPSPLDSTKGLYLSVQNFFSNHVFGSDVDFNRTDITNSTYYAFGKKSRYVFARSTRFGFIATLGQNPQLNGNTACTSKLVTDPSCIAVPLPERLYAGGATSHRGFPINGAGPRDLTTGFPVGGNGVFVNSFEMRLPGPVLPLVNDNLQVVLFHDMGNAFINVSDIWKSFGRFHQPNEQTCKIFTGVTTGTCDFNYFSHAIGTGARYKTPVGPLRVDFSYNLNPPFYPVVNDYSKPYPQVNGFAGRASHFNFFFSIGQTF; this is translated from the coding sequence GTGATCGCGTGCCTGCTGCTTGGGTGCGCGGTAAACCTGGCCCATTCCCAGGCGGTAGACCAGGCTTTTGTCTCTGCGGGGGGATCCGATCAGCAAACGACCACCACACCCACGCCCACAAGCGGTATCTGGAATCTGCGCGGACTGAAGGTCGACAAGATCGAATTCGAAGGCGTGACCCTGGAGCAGCAGCAGGGATTGGTGTCAGAGCTTCCTGTTCACGAAAATCAGGTGCTTGACCCGGCAAGTTTGCAGGAGATGACGCGCCGCCTGTATAGCTCGGGCCTTTATCGGGATATTGAACTCAGGGGCGTGCGGCATGGCGATTCGGTGACGTTGATCTTCTACGGAACGTCGCGCTACTTTGTCGGCCGGATCGATATTCTGGAAGTCAATAATGAACGCCTGACCAGCATTCTGGAGTATGCGTCGCAGTTGCAACCGGGCACACCTTTTCAAGAGGAGAAGGTCGCAGCGGGCGTGGACGGCATCAAGCAGTCGCTGCAGCAGAATGGCTACTACCAGCCCACGATCACGCCCGCGACCAAAGTCGATGAGGCGGGAAAGCAGGTAGACGTCTCCTATACGGTGCACATCGGACCGCAGGCGCGCGTCGGCCAGGTGGCGCTCTCAGGCGACCCGGGAATGACGCTTGTGGAGTTTCGGAAACGCGGCAAGCTGAAGGAAAAGACCAAGGTCAATCGCGACACAGTCTCGAACGCCTTCACGCGGCTTCGTAAGAACTATCAGAAGAAAGATCGCCTGGAGGCGACCATCGCTCTGGAAGAGTCGCAGTACAACGACCAGCGCAAGCAACTGGACTACAAGTTCAATGCCAACCAGGGTGCGATTGTGCGCGTTGTAACGGAAGGCGACAAGATTTCAAGCCGCCAGTTGAAAAAGCTGGTGCCGATTTATGAAGAGAGTGCCGTTGACAACGACCTGGTCAACGAAGGGGCCCACAACATTAAGGAAGCCTTGCAGCGGAAAGGGTTCTTTGACGTCGACGTAACGGCGTCGCGCAGCGGTGCGGGCACAGCGCAGGAGACGGTGACCTATACCATCCACAACAACCGGAAACACAAGGTTGTATCGGTAGACATCGCCGGGAATCAGTACTTCGATACCGACACTCTGAAAGAACGTATGCAGGTGGCTCGTGCGGACGCATATAACCGTGTAGGCCGCTACAGCCAGCAACTCCTGGCCGCCGATGTTGCCTCAATTCAGGCACTGTATCGCGCCAATGGTTTCAGCCATGCCGAAGTAAAGACCGACGTTAAAGATGTCGAGTCCGACAAGAAGAAGTCGGCCCAGATTCAGGTTCTTCTGACTGTGACAGAAGGGACGCAGCAGAAGTTTGGCGAGGTCGCTCTCAATGGCGCCAACCCGGCGCGCAGCACTGAGATTCGCGGTCTTTTGAATGCTCAGCAGGGCCAGCCGTATTCGTTGATTACGTTGTCGGGCGATCGCGACGCCGTTCTGGGGTATTACCTCAGCCACGGTTTTGACCAGGCCCGGGTAGAAGTGCACCAGTCGAAGGCCGACGGTGGCGACAGCGTGATGAATGTCTCGCTGGATGTCACCGAAGGCGAGCAGGTCTTTGTGAACAAAGTCCTTATCTCCGGAGCGTTGAAAACCCGGCCAGGTATCGTGCAGCGGCAAATTGAGCTCAAGCCGGACCAGCCGCTGGACCAGACAGCGTTGCTGGATACGCAGCGCAATCTCTATAACCTCGCGTTGTTCAGCGAAGTAAATACAGCGGTCCAGAATCCCGACGGCCATACCTCGCGCAAGAATGTGCTGGTGCAATTGAAAGAAGCAAAGCGTTGGGACGTGACGTATGGTTTCGGCTTTGAGGCGCAGACTGGAACACCGCAGACGAACTGCAATGCGCAGCAATCGCTGAATCCTGGTGCGGACTGTAAGCAGGAAGGGAAGGCGGGCGTGAGCCCACGCGTCAGCATCGACGTCACCCGTATCAACCTTCGCGGAACAGATCAATCGCTGTCGATGCATGTGACCTATGGCCTTCTGGAACAGATTGCGACGGCGACCTTCTCGCTGCCGCACTTCCGTAACAGGCGCAACCTGGATGCTGCGGTCTCCGGCGGCTACAGCAATGTCCGTAACATCTCGACCTATGCGTCCAAGCAGTTGCAGGGTTCCATGAAGCTGACGCAGCGGGTGAACCGCGCCGATACGTTGATCTATGACTTCACTTATCGTCGCGTGTCAGTGGATCAGGCGAGCCTGCAGATTGCTGCGAATCTGATTCCGCTGCTATCGCAGCCGGTGAAAGTGGGTGGCCCTGGAATTACGCTGCTGCACGATACGCGTCAACCATCGCCGCTGGACTCGACCAAGGGACTTTATCTCTCGGTGCAGAACTTCTTTTCCAACCATGTCTTCGGTTCGGATGTGGACTTCAACCGGACCGATATTACGAACTCCACCTATTATGCTTTCGGCAAGAAGAGCCGCTATGTCTTTGCCCGGAGCACCCGGTTCGGATTTATCGCAACGCTGGGCCAGAATCCTCAGCTTAACGGCAACACGGCGTGCACCTCGAAGCTGGTAACAGACCCGAGCTGCATTGCGGTGCCGCTGCCGGAGCGTTTATACGCCGGCGGTGCGACCTCGCATCGTGGCTTTCCTATCAACGGCGCAGGACCACGCGACCTGACGACGGGATTTCCGGTTGGTGGAAACGGCGTTTTTGTGAACAGCTTTGAGATGCGCTTGCCCGGGCCGGTATTGCCGCTGGTGAATGACAATCTTCAGGTGGTGTTGTTCCACGACATGGGCAATGCATTTATTAACGTGTCCGACATCTGGAAAAGCTTTGGCCGCTTCCATCAGCCGAATGAGCAGACCTGCAAGATCTTTACCGGGGTAACAACCGGTACCTGCGACTTCAACTATTTCTCTCATGCGATCGGCACGGGCGCCCGGTATAAGACTCCGGTCGGGCCGCTCCGCGTGGACTTCAGCTATAACCTGAATCCGCCGTTTTATCCGGTCGTGAACGACTATTCGAAGCCCTACCCGCAGGTGAACGGATTTGCGGGACGCGCAAGTCACTTCAATTTCTTCTTCAGTATTGGGCAGACCTTCTGA
- the trpE gene encoding anthranilate synthase component I — MPSDATTFPLQKDFVRLAKSHTLVPVYRTVTADLETPVSAFLRIAAEEPEAFLLESVEGGERIGRYTFIGIQPYRRMTSRGTSITVTEGKRTRNFTGDIFAELKAALTAHKPAKLPGLPPFTAGAVGFFSYDVVRQIERLPELATDELHVPDACLMFFDQVLAFDHVKKAIHLIVTADVTKTSPTTAYKRSESRLNALEKRLHTSLKRTRKRKNEAKLEIKPRTRKAQFLKAVEKTKEYIAAGDIFQCVLSQRFDVTPGVDAFEVYRSLRIVNPSPYMYFLRFPMDGVPAHIVGSSPELLVRVHGSKVEYRPIAGTQPRAEDPAEDLALELHMRQDPKEVAEHVMLVDLGRNDVGRVSEFGSVKVTDLMFVERYSHVMHMVSSIEGTLRDGLNPMDAFRACFPAGTLSGAPKIRAMEVIEELEPSRRGVYGGSVLYADFSGNLDSCIAIRTLFMHGKEGHIQAGAGIVADSVPEKEFQESVNKARAVVRAIERARTQS; from the coding sequence ATGCCGTCCGACGCTACAACTTTTCCATTGCAGAAGGATTTCGTCCGTCTGGCGAAATCGCACACCCTGGTTCCGGTCTACCGCACGGTGACCGCCGATCTCGAGACTCCGGTTTCCGCCTTCCTGCGCATTGCCGCCGAGGAGCCGGAGGCATTTCTGCTGGAGTCCGTTGAAGGCGGCGAGCGCATTGGCCGCTACACCTTCATCGGCATTCAGCCGTATCGCCGCATGACCTCTCGCGGAACGTCGATTACCGTCACGGAAGGGAAGCGGACGCGGAACTTCACCGGCGATATCTTCGCAGAGCTGAAAGCGGCATTGACGGCACATAAACCGGCCAAGCTGCCGGGCCTGCCTCCATTTACCGCGGGGGCTGTGGGCTTCTTCAGCTATGACGTCGTTCGTCAGATCGAGCGCCTGCCGGAGCTCGCCACAGACGAGCTGCATGTGCCGGATGCCTGCCTGATGTTCTTCGATCAGGTGCTGGCTTTCGACCATGTGAAGAAGGCGATCCACCTGATTGTGACCGCGGACGTGACGAAAACCTCTCCGACGACAGCGTACAAGCGGTCTGAGAGCCGGCTGAATGCGCTGGAAAAACGCCTGCATACGTCACTGAAACGGACGCGGAAGCGGAAGAACGAGGCGAAGCTCGAGATCAAGCCGCGGACCCGCAAGGCTCAGTTCCTTAAGGCTGTGGAAAAGACGAAGGAATATATCGCCGCGGGCGACATATTCCAGTGTGTTCTGTCGCAACGCTTCGACGTCACCCCGGGTGTGGATGCCTTTGAGGTCTATCGTTCGCTGCGTATCGTCAATCCCAGCCCGTACATGTACTTTCTCCGTTTCCCGATGGACGGTGTTCCGGCGCATATCGTCGGCTCATCGCCGGAACTGCTGGTGCGCGTTCACGGATCGAAGGTGGAGTACCGTCCGATTGCAGGCACGCAGCCACGGGCGGAAGACCCGGCGGAGGATCTCGCGCTGGAGCTGCATATGCGCCAGGACCCGAAGGAGGTTGCTGAGCATGTCATGCTGGTTGACCTGGGCCGTAACGACGTGGGCCGCGTCTCCGAGTTCGGATCGGTCAAGGTGACGGATCTGATGTTTGTCGAGCGCTATTCGCATGTCATGCATATGGTCAGCTCGATCGAAGGTACCCTCCGTGATGGCCTCAACCCGATGGACGCCTTCCGTGCCTGCTTCCCCGCGGGCACTCTATCAGGTGCGCCGAAGATCCGCGCCATGGAGGTGATCGAGGAGTTGGAGCCGTCACGCCGTGGCGTATACGGCGGCAGTGTGCTGTATGCGGATTTCTCCGGAAATCTCGACTCCTGCATCGCGATCCGTACGTTGTTCATGCATGGCAAAGAGGGGCATATCCAGGCCGGCGCCGGCATTGTGGCCGATTCCGTGCCGGAGAAGGAGTTCCAGGAGAGCGTAAACAAGGCGCGCGCAGTGGTGCGGGCAATTGAGCGAGCCAGGACGCAATCCTAA
- a CDS encoding RNA polymerase sigma factor, whose protein sequence is MQLQGRTMTQTNATPGMFKRNPPIAGEADALERAKNGDPDAFAKLYALHKRRVYTLCLRMLGNVSEAEDMTQEAFLHLFRKLGSFRGESAFSTWLHRLTVNLVLMHLRKKGLQLVSLEETINPSEEDAPKRDFGTADPQLSGSVDRVALERAIATLPPGYRLVFVLHDIEGYEHNEIAAMLECSTGNSKSQLHKARLKLRELLKQNEMAARQEVA, encoded by the coding sequence ATGCAACTTCAAGGCAGGACGATGACCCAGACCAACGCGACGCCAGGCATGTTTAAGCGTAATCCGCCCATCGCCGGCGAGGCAGATGCCCTGGAGCGGGCCAAAAACGGTGACCCCGACGCATTTGCCAAACTCTATGCGCTTCACAAGCGGCGCGTTTACACGCTGTGCCTTCGTATGCTCGGCAATGTCTCTGAAGCCGAAGACATGACCCAGGAAGCGTTTCTGCATCTCTTTCGCAAGCTCGGCAGCTTCCGTGGGGAGAGCGCGTTTTCGACCTGGCTGCACCGTCTGACCGTCAATCTGGTGCTGATGCATCTGCGCAAGAAGGGGCTACAGCTCGTCTCACTTGAAGAGACCATCAATCCCAGCGAAGAAGATGCACCGAAGCGTGACTTCGGCACCGCTGATCCCCAGCTTTCCGGCTCCGTCGATCGCGTCGCGCTCGAACGCGCTATTGCTACCCTTCCCCCGGGATATCGTCTGGTCTTCGTGTTGCATGACATCGAAGGCTATGAGCACAATGAGATTGCCGCCATGCTTGAGTGTTCTACCGGCAATTCCAAATCCCAGTTGCATAAGGCCCGCCTCAAGCTCCGCGAATTACTTAAGCAGAATGAGATGGCTGCCCGGCAGGAGGTTGCTTAA
- the cyoE gene encoding heme o synthase has translation MQSPATTQDLTGSAAASRFREWMMDYAELFKARVTLLVVITGAAGFYLGSLRSGISPFNMGLLNTLGGMAVVTAGSAALNEALERRSDAQMRRTARRPMAAGRIGLLHGLLLGFAAVFFGSMFLAHETNLLTGTLTLITAVGYVGIYTPLKRMTTLATFIGAFPGALPPLIGWTAARGMIEWPGVALFAVLFVWQFPHFMAIAWMYREDYASAGIKMTPVVSPNGLTTVAQSLFYAVLMIPVSLWTTWLGVTGIPYSIAATILSLGYLWYTVRFARILKETDPLKSRAYARDLLKASVIYLPLLLAAMMLNAQGRIFF, from the coding sequence GTGCAATCTCCGGCAACAACTCAGGATCTGACGGGCTCCGCCGCGGCCTCACGGTTTCGCGAGTGGATGATGGACTATGCGGAGCTGTTCAAGGCCCGTGTCACCCTGCTCGTCGTCATCACCGGCGCCGCCGGCTTCTATCTGGGCTCGCTCCGCAGCGGCATCAGCCCCTTCAACATGGGCCTGCTCAACACCCTGGGCGGCATGGCCGTGGTTACTGCAGGCTCCGCGGCGTTGAACGAGGCCCTGGAGCGCCGCAGCGACGCACAGATGCGACGCACAGCGCGTCGTCCCATGGCAGCCGGCCGTATCGGTCTGCTGCATGGCCTGCTTCTGGGGTTCGCTGCCGTCTTCTTCGGGTCGATGTTCCTGGCGCATGAGACCAATCTTCTGACGGGTACCCTCACGCTCATCACCGCTGTCGGCTACGTCGGAATCTATACGCCGTTGAAACGTATGACCACGCTGGCGACCTTCATTGGAGCCTTCCCGGGCGCCCTGCCGCCGCTGATTGGCTGGACAGCCGCCCGCGGCATGATCGAGTGGCCCGGTGTCGCCCTGTTCGCTGTGCTCTTTGTCTGGCAGTTCCCGCACTTCATGGCCATCGCCTGGATGTACCGGGAAGACTATGCCAGCGCCGGCATCAAGATGACGCCCGTCGTCTCGCCCAACGGGCTGACGACCGTGGCCCAAAGCCTTTTCTACGCCGTACTCATGATTCCCGTGAGCTTGTGGACGACATGGCTGGGAGTGACCGGAATTCCCTACTCCATCGCCGCAACCATCCTGAGCCTTGGCTACCTGTGGTACACGGTGCGCTTCGCCAGGATTCTGAAAGAAACAGACCCACTGAAATCGCGAGCCTATGCACGCGATCTGCTGAAAGCGTCTGTCATCTATCTGCCGCTGTTGCTGGCGGCCATGATGCTGAACGCCCAGGGAAGGATCTTCTTCTAA
- a CDS encoding SDR family oxidoreductase yields the protein MAETKKVALITGANKGIGFETAKQLGEQGITVVVAARDQQKADGAAQKLKAAGIDAYPVVLEITRSSDFPKVYDFLDKTFGKLDILINNAGVSEGGDDWMANTAPTVTQKQLRDVFDTNFFGLIELTQTLLPLVRKSPAGRIVNLSSILGSLTLHADPASPIYGSKMVAYNASKAALNSYTIHLAAALKDTPIKVNAAHPGWVKTDMGTSAAPMEIPDGAKTSVRLATLSADGPTGGYFHMDQTLPW from the coding sequence ATGGCAGAGACGAAGAAAGTTGCGCTCATTACCGGAGCAAACAAAGGGATAGGTTTTGAGACCGCCAAACAGCTCGGCGAGCAGGGAATCACTGTCGTGGTTGCCGCCCGCGACCAGCAGAAGGCCGATGGCGCCGCGCAGAAGCTGAAGGCTGCCGGTATCGATGCCTATCCTGTTGTGCTGGAGATTACCCGCTCCTCCGATTTCCCGAAGGTGTACGACTTCCTCGATAAGACCTTCGGCAAACTCGACATCCTGATCAACAACGCCGGTGTCAGTGAAGGCGGTGACGACTGGATGGCGAACACAGCGCCGACCGTGACACAGAAACAGCTGCGCGATGTCTTCGATACCAACTTCTTTGGCCTGATTGAGCTGACGCAGACACTACTGCCACTCGTCCGCAAGAGCCCTGCCGGGCGCATTGTGAATCTCTCCAGCATTCTGGGGTCACTCACGCTGCACGCCGATCCGGCCTCGCCGATCTACGGCAGCAAGATGGTTGCGTATAACGCTTCAAAGGCCGCGCTGAACTCCTACACCATTCATCTGGCGGCGGCGCTGAAGGATACGCCGATCAAGGTCAACGCCGCTCATCCCGGTTGGGTCAAGACCGACATGGGCACTAGTGCCGCTCCGATGGAGATTCCTGACGGCGCGAAAACCTCAGTACGCCTCGCCACACTGTCCGCAGACGGCCCGACAGGCGGCTACTTCCATATGGACCAGACGCTGCCTTGGTAA
- the cyaY gene encoding iron donor protein CyaY: MLDEAAFRRESDNALESLKQALIEAEEDGGFEVEEKNGVLNVLFEDGSAKFVFTPNTPVRQIWISALSTSFKLEWHDGQFVLPKTGEALQPLTQRLLREHLSDDSIVLG, translated from the coding sequence ATGCTGGACGAAGCCGCATTTCGCAGGGAGAGTGACAACGCTCTCGAGAGCCTGAAGCAGGCGTTAATTGAAGCCGAAGAAGATGGCGGCTTCGAGGTGGAAGAGAAGAATGGCGTGCTGAATGTTCTCTTTGAGGACGGCAGCGCAAAGTTCGTCTTTACCCCAAATACGCCTGTCCGCCAGATCTGGATCTCGGCTCTGTCGACCTCGTTCAAGCTGGAGTGGCACGATGGCCAGTTTGTGCTGCCAAAAACGGGCGAAGCACTGCAGCCGCTGACGCAGCGCCTGCTGCGCGAGCACCTCAGCGACGATTCCATCGTGCTTGGCTAA
- a CDS encoding single-stranded DNA-binding protein, with protein sequence MARGVNKVILLGNVGKDPEIRSTPSGTMVGTFGLATAERAKDQTGNWVDKTEWHNLVCFGRTAEIVRDYVKKGTQLFVEGKIQTRSWDDKESGQKKYRTEILVNELTLLGGGGGQGGQGGGNYSRGNTASFGSSSPAPVDDFAGTGITDDDIPF encoded by the coding sequence ATGGCGCGTGGTGTAAATAAAGTGATCCTGTTGGGCAATGTGGGTAAGGATCCCGAGATCCGCTCGACCCCCAGCGGCACGATGGTGGGAACGTTCGGCCTGGCCACAGCCGAACGCGCGAAAGATCAGACTGGCAACTGGGTTGATAAGACCGAATGGCATAACCTTGTCTGCTTCGGCCGCACCGCGGAGATCGTTCGCGACTACGTCAAGAAAGGCACACAGCTTTTCGTCGAAGGCAAGATCCAGACGCGAAGCTGGGATGACAAGGAAAGCGGACAAAAGAAGTACCGCACCGAGATCCTGGTGAATGAGCTCACGCTGCTTGGTGGCGGCGGTGGTCAGGGCGGTCAGGGTGGTGGCAACTACTCTCGCGGCAATACCGCCAGCTTTGGCTCCAGCTCGCCTGCACCGGTGGACGACTTCGCCGGGACCGGTATTACCGACGACGATATCCCTTTCTAA
- a CDS encoding ThiF family adenylyltransferase, giving the protein MSVLSATSETVAERYSRQVLFAPIGEAGQQKIAAAHVAIVGCGATGAAAAALLARAGVGTLTLIDRDFVEESNLQRQVLFEEEDARNATPKAEAARRRIAAFNSQIAIHAHIADLVPGNIHELLNGAQIVLDATDNFETRYLINDYSIEQTVPWIYAAAIGSYAASMNILPGQTACLACLFPKPPSGTVETCDTAGILNTAVNFAASLQVTETLKYLTGDLNAMRRTLLSYDLWTNERGEISSARPDSECEVCGKRQFVHLAGEARPHITLCGRNSVQIHEHNRPVDFAELAARLAPHGTIRSNELLLRFERPPFTITVFPDGRALIQGTTDPVQARTLYARYIGS; this is encoded by the coding sequence GTGTCTGTCCTTTCAGCCACTTCCGAGACGGTTGCCGAACGCTACTCCCGGCAGGTCCTGTTTGCGCCCATCGGCGAGGCAGGACAGCAGAAGATCGCCGCCGCACACGTAGCCATCGTTGGCTGCGGCGCGACCGGAGCGGCGGCCGCTGCCCTGCTGGCGCGCGCCGGAGTGGGCACTCTGACACTCATCGACCGCGACTTTGTTGAAGAGTCCAACCTCCAGCGCCAGGTCCTCTTTGAAGAAGAGGACGCGCGCAATGCCACACCGAAGGCCGAGGCCGCCCGCCGGCGCATCGCAGCCTTTAACTCCCAGATTGCCATTCACGCACACATTGCGGACCTCGTCCCCGGCAATATTCATGAACTTCTCAACGGCGCGCAGATTGTTCTGGATGCCACCGACAACTTCGAGACGCGCTATCTGATCAACGACTATTCCATCGAACAGACCGTTCCCTGGATCTATGCGGCCGCTATCGGCTCCTATGCCGCCAGCATGAACATTCTTCCGGGACAGACAGCGTGCCTCGCCTGCCTCTTTCCCAAGCCGCCTTCAGGCACGGTCGAGACCTGCGATACCGCCGGCATTCTTAATACCGCCGTCAACTTCGCTGCGTCGCTGCAGGTGACCGAGACCCTGAAATATCTCACCGGCGATCTGAATGCCATGCGCCGTACCCTGCTCTCTTACGATCTGTGGACCAATGAGCGCGGCGAAATCTCTTCGGCCAGGCCGGATTCCGAGTGTGAGGTCTGCGGTAAGCGGCAATTTGTTCACCTGGCCGGTGAGGCTCGTCCTCACATCACGCTCTGTGGCCGGAACTCCGTCCAGATCCACGAGCACAACCGGCCCGTCGATTTCGCCGAGCTGGCGGCGCGCCTGGCGCCCCACGGCACGATCCGTTCCAACGAGTTGCTGCTGCGATTTGAACGCCCGCCGTTTACGATCACGGTCTTTCCCGATGGACGCGCGCTGATTCAGGGCACCACCGATCCAGTGCAGGCCCGTACTCTCTACGCCCGTTATATCGGCTCGTAG